The Triticum aestivum cultivar Chinese Spring chromosome 3A, IWGSC CS RefSeq v2.1, whole genome shotgun sequence genome includes a region encoding these proteins:
- the LOC123060385 gene encoding clavaminate synthase-like protein At3g21360 — protein MAPVASSSFFREARLPEQRAVEGVAFPAVLVPSGGPPGPGEGSLDEFLAAVRSERASRVEPLLREAGAVLLRGFPARTAADFDAAVEAFGYEELPYVGGAAPRTNVVGRVFTANESPPDQKIPFHHEMAQVPTFPAKLFFFCEVEPKSGGETPIVLSHYVYKRMKENFPEFVEKLEKHGLIYTRVLGEGDDPSSPIGRGWQSTFLTKDKSVAEERAVKLGMKLEWTDDGVKTVMGPIPAVKWDESRGRKIWFNSMVAAYTGWKDARNDPVKAVTFGDGSLLPADVIEACGKILEEECVAVPWQQGDILLIDNWAVLHSRRSFEPPRRVLASLCK, from the exons ATGGCGCCCGTGGCGAGCAGCAGCTTCTTCCGGGAAGCGCGGCTCCCGGAGCAGCGGGCCGTCGAGGGCGTCGCCTTCCCCGCGGTGCTCGTCCCGAGCGGCGGGCCCCCGGGGCCGGGAGAGGGGAGCCTCGACGAGTTCCTGGCCGCCGTGCGGTCGGAGCGGGCGTCCCGGGTGGAGCCGCTGCTGCGGGAGGCAGGGGCGGTGCTGCTGCGCGGGTTCCCCGCGCGGACCGCGGCGGACTTCGACGCCGCCGTGGAGGCGTTCGGGTACGAGGAGCTGCCCTACGTAGGCGGCGCGGCCCCCCGGACCAACGTGGTGGGGCGGGTGTTCACCGCCAACGAGTCGCCGCCCGACCAGAAGATCCCCTTCCACCACGAGATGGCGCAG GTTCCAACTTTTCCGGCGAAACTCTTCTTCTTCTGTGAGGTGGAACCAAAAAGTGGTGGAGAGACACCAATAGTCCTCAGCCACTATGTGTATAAGAGGATGAAGGAAAACTTCCCTGAATTTGTGGAGAAATTGGAGAAGCATGGCCTGATATACACAAGGGTATTGGGAGAGGGTGACGACCCATCTTCTCCAATCGGCCGTGGATGGCAATCCACATTTCTCACTAAAGATAAATCCGTCGCCGAGGAAAG GGCTGTGAAGCTTGGGATGAAGCTGGAATGGACCGACGACGGGGTCAAAACAGTGATGGGTCCGATACCAGCAGTCAAGTGGGACGAGAGCCGAGGGAGGAAGATATGGTTCAACAGCATGGTCGCTGCCTACACGGGGTGGAAGGATGCCCGTAACGATCCAGTTAAGGCCGTCACCTTCGGCGACGGCTCGCTCTTGCCTGCCGATGTCATAGAGGCATGTGGCAAGATCCTGGAAGAGGAATGCGTCGCGGTCCCGTGGCAGCAAGGTGACATCCTTCTCATCGACAACTGGGCCGTGCTGCACTCTCGGCGGTCATTTGAGCCCCCGCGGCGTGTGCTTGCTTCGCTCTGTAAATAG